In one window of Bdellovibrionales bacterium CG10_big_fil_rev_8_21_14_0_10_45_34 DNA:
- the atpC gene encoding ATP synthase F1 subunit epsilon, whose protein sequence is MAKATNLILTVVTPEKRLVSDLVVDQVWIPGAAGELNVLPGHAPLITTLDTGVLKYQAAGSQKIEKAVVSWGYCEVVGNQVNLLTETVETKETIDRARAEQTLKVSLEKLSGKEALSDFDREKYQRKIRRAQNRLQL, encoded by the coding sequence GTGGCAAAGGCAACAAATCTGATTCTCACTGTTGTGACTCCAGAAAAACGTTTGGTGTCTGATCTTGTTGTGGATCAAGTTTGGATACCTGGCGCGGCCGGTGAGCTAAATGTTCTACCAGGCCATGCTCCTCTAATCACTACGTTGGATACTGGCGTGCTCAAGTATCAAGCTGCCGGAAGTCAAAAAATTGAAAAGGCAGTTGTCAGCTGGGGATACTGTGAAGTTGTTGGTAATCAAGTGAACCTACTTACTGAGACTGTTGAAACAAAAGAAACAATTGATCGTGCTCGTGCCGAACAGACTCTGAAAGTTTCGCTTGAGAAACTTTCAGGCAAAGAAGCGCTCTCTGACTTTGATCGCGAAAAATACCAACGCAAGATCCGCCGTGCCCAAAACCGCCTCCAACTCTGA
- the atpD gene encoding F0F1 ATP synthase subunit beta, which yields MELGRIKQVLGAVVDIEFPSAQLPSIYNALKVSNPAINASEWNLVLEVAQHLGNNTIRAIAMDTTDGLVRGMPVKDTGSFIKTPVGDEVLGRIINVTGDPVDEQGPVNAKEHWPIHREAPKFDDQSTEAEMLMTGIKVVDLLAPYAKGGKIGLFGGAGVGKTVLIQELIRNIATEHGGYSVFAGVGERTREGNDLWAEMKESGVISKTALCFGQMNEPPGARARVALTGLTIAEYFRDVKNQDVLLFIDNIFRFTQAGAEVSALLGRIPSAVGYQPTLGTEMGTLQERITSTKNGSITSVQAVYVPADDYTDPAPATTFTHLDATTNLSRQIASLGIYPAVDPLASTSRILDPEIVGEEHYRTARDVQQLLQKYKELQDIIAILGMDELSEEDKITVARARKVQRFMSQPFFVAEVFTGSPGKYVDIKDTVRGFREILDGKHDSLPEGAFYMVGTIEEAVEKAKKLNA from the coding sequence ATGGAATTAGGCCGAATTAAACAGGTACTTGGAGCAGTTGTAGACATTGAGTTTCCGTCAGCACAACTTCCTTCTATCTATAATGCACTAAAAGTATCAAACCCCGCAATCAACGCATCTGAGTGGAACCTAGTTTTAGAAGTGGCACAACACTTAGGTAACAACACCATCCGCGCGATAGCGATGGATACTACAGATGGTCTTGTAAGAGGAATGCCAGTTAAAGACACAGGGAGCTTTATCAAAACGCCTGTTGGCGATGAAGTTCTTGGCCGAATCATCAATGTTACGGGTGACCCTGTTGATGAACAAGGCCCCGTGAATGCAAAAGAGCATTGGCCCATTCACCGTGAGGCTCCGAAGTTTGATGATCAAAGCACAGAAGCCGAAATGCTCATGACGGGTATCAAAGTTGTCGACTTGCTAGCTCCATATGCCAAGGGCGGAAAGATCGGTCTGTTTGGCGGCGCCGGTGTGGGTAAAACGGTATTGATTCAAGAACTTATTCGTAACATTGCAACTGAGCACGGTGGCTACTCTGTGTTCGCTGGAGTGGGCGAGAGAACTCGTGAAGGTAACGACCTTTGGGCCGAGATGAAAGAGTCTGGAGTTATCTCTAAGACTGCTCTTTGCTTTGGTCAGATGAACGAACCACCAGGAGCTCGCGCGCGAGTGGCTCTGACAGGGTTGACTATTGCCGAGTACTTTCGTGATGTGAAAAATCAGGACGTTCTTCTTTTTATTGATAACATTTTTCGATTCACTCAAGCGGGAGCAGAAGTTTCTGCGCTCCTTGGGCGCATTCCTTCAGCGGTGGGTTACCAGCCAACTCTCGGCACAGAGATGGGCACACTTCAAGAGCGGATCACTTCTACTAAAAATGGATCAATCACTTCGGTGCAGGCCGTTTACGTGCCTGCGGATGACTACACAGATCCCGCTCCTGCAACTACATTCACGCACTTGGATGCTACAACAAATTTAAGTCGTCAGATTGCTTCTTTGGGTATATATCCCGCGGTGGATCCATTGGCTTCAACCTCTCGTATTTTGGATCCCGAAATTGTGGGTGAAGAACATTACCGAACAGCTCGAGACGTTCAGCAGCTCCTTCAAAAATATAAAGAACTCCAAGACATCATTGCAATCTTGGGTATGGATGAACTGAGCGAAGAAGACAAAATCACTGTGGCACGCGCTCGTAAAGTTCAGCGCTTCATGAGCCAACCATTCTTTGTTGCAGAAGTTTTTACCGGCTCTCCGGGCAAGTATGTAGACATTAAAGATACTGTGCGGGGCTTTAGAGAGATTCTCGACGGAAAGCACGACAGTTTGCCAGAAGGCGCATTTTACATGGTCGGTACTATCGAAGAAGCTGTCGAAAAAGCCAAGAAACTAAACGCCTAG
- the atpG gene encoding ATP synthase F1 subunit gamma, with product MPNTKDIRAKISSTSKTQQTTKAMKMVAAAKLRRAQLAIINARPYANKIYQIIRRMALVDRIQHPLLLSTVNEASAKKVLLVVLTSDRGLCGGFNSGINKYARNYLAANRDKKEKIDFFFIGRKGQEFFRRFGIAPVHSVTQLGNEIKYPVASEISETLWHHFLDGEYDEIRLVYNEFKSALNQIVIDERLLPIEIGTEAEKEFTEYGFSKDFIFEPSVEGILDELVKKHFAIQIFRVLQESLASEHGARMTAMENATKNAAERIRSLTLTYNKVRQAAITTELIEITSGAEALNG from the coding sequence ATGCCAAATACTAAGGATATACGAGCAAAAATATCTAGCACGTCGAAGACGCAGCAAACAACTAAAGCCATGAAGATGGTTGCTGCAGCAAAGCTTCGTCGCGCTCAGCTAGCAATTATTAATGCTCGTCCGTACGCGAACAAAATTTATCAGATTATTCGCCGAATGGCTTTGGTAGATCGGATCCAACATCCGCTTCTTTTAAGTACGGTTAACGAAGCTAGCGCTAAGAAAGTGCTGCTCGTTGTACTCACGAGTGATCGTGGACTTTGTGGTGGCTTTAATTCGGGGATCAATAAATATGCAAGGAACTATTTGGCGGCGAATCGAGATAAAAAAGAAAAGATAGATTTCTTTTTTATTGGGCGAAAAGGCCAAGAGTTCTTTCGAAGATTTGGCATAGCCCCTGTACACTCGGTCACTCAACTCGGTAATGAAATCAAGTATCCCGTTGCCAGTGAGATATCAGAAACACTTTGGCACCATTTTCTAGATGGTGAGTACGATGAGATTCGATTGGTCTATAACGAATTCAAATCTGCACTTAACCAAATTGTGATCGATGAAAGATTGCTCCCTATAGAAATTGGAACTGAGGCCGAAAAAGAGTTTACAGAATATGGGTTTTCAAAAGACTTTATTTTTGAACCTTCAGTTGAAGGTATTCTTGACGAGCTTGTTAAAAAACACTTTGCCATCCAAATTTTTCGAGTGCTTCAAGAAAGCTTAGCATCTGAGCATGGCGCTCGTATGACAGCTATGGAAAACGCAACCAAGAATGCTGCTGAGAGAATACGAAGTCTCACACTCACCTACAATAAAGTGAGACAGGCTGCGATTACGACCGAACTGATAGAAATCACCAGTGGTGCCGAAGCGCTTAACGGGTAA
- a CDS encoding F0F1 ATP synthase subunit alpha — protein sequence MEIRADEITRILKDQIKNYAKKMDVTETGTVVSVGDGVARVYGLDNVVAGEMVLFPGDIYGMALNLEETNVGVVIFGNDSQIKEGDTVKRTQKIVEVPVGPELLGRVVDCLGNPIDGKGPLNAKTSRRVELKAPGIVARAPVTEPLQTGIKAIDSMIPIGRGQRELIIGDRQTGKTAVALDTIINQKGKDVKCFYVAIGQKQSTVAQVVEKLKDAGALDYTTVIVASASHPAPLQFLAPYSGCTMAEHFRDNGQHALIVYDDLTKQAQAYRQLSLLLRRPPGREAYPGDVFYLHSRLLERAAKLSPAMGGGSLTALPIIETQANDVSAYIPTNVISITDGQIFLESDLFYKGVRPAVNVGISVSRVGGAAQVKAMKQVAGTLKLDLAQFRDLEAFAAFGSDLDKATKAQLDRGMRLVEILKQPQYTPYEVEEQVITIFAGVNGYLDQVPVADVKRYEAELLTFIKQKYSALFNKIKETKAIADDAKGTLKEVIQEFTASFKVASKA from the coding sequence ATGGAAATTCGTGCAGACGAGATCACAAGAATTCTGAAGGATCAGATCAAGAACTACGCTAAAAAAATGGATGTCACAGAAACTGGCACAGTAGTTTCCGTGGGTGACGGGGTTGCCAGAGTGTATGGCCTCGACAACGTGGTCGCAGGTGAGATGGTTCTCTTTCCTGGCGACATATACGGTATGGCTCTGAATCTTGAAGAGACAAACGTTGGTGTGGTGATTTTCGGTAATGATTCTCAAATCAAAGAGGGCGACACTGTCAAGCGAACACAAAAGATTGTGGAAGTGCCAGTTGGTCCAGAGTTACTTGGTCGTGTAGTCGATTGCTTGGGCAATCCGATCGATGGCAAAGGTCCGCTCAATGCTAAAACCTCTCGCCGGGTGGAACTTAAGGCCCCTGGAATTGTGGCCCGAGCTCCTGTAACAGAACCCCTTCAAACCGGAATTAAAGCCATTGATTCTATGATTCCCATCGGCCGTGGCCAGCGGGAGCTAATTATTGGTGACCGTCAAACTGGTAAGACGGCGGTGGCCCTTGATACAATCATCAATCAAAAAGGCAAAGACGTTAAATGCTTTTATGTAGCTATTGGTCAAAAGCAATCAACGGTTGCACAAGTTGTTGAAAAACTGAAAGACGCTGGTGCTCTTGATTACACGACGGTTATTGTGGCTTCGGCTTCGCACCCGGCTCCCCTTCAGTTCTTAGCTCCGTACTCTGGTTGCACGATGGCCGAACACTTTAGAGACAACGGGCAGCACGCTTTGATCGTTTATGACGATTTAACAAAGCAAGCCCAAGCTTATCGTCAGCTATCGCTTTTGCTCAGAAGACCTCCAGGCCGTGAGGCTTATCCGGGAGACGTGTTTTATCTCCACTCAAGACTTCTTGAGCGCGCAGCCAAGTTGAGTCCGGCTATGGGCGGCGGATCGCTAACAGCGCTTCCTATCATCGAAACACAGGCAAACGACGTTTCTGCTTATATTCCTACCAACGTTATTTCGATCACAGATGGGCAGATCTTTCTGGAATCAGATTTGTTTTACAAAGGTGTTCGCCCTGCTGTGAACGTTGGTATCTCGGTCTCTCGTGTGGGTGGCGCAGCGCAAGTAAAAGCAATGAAACAAGTTGCGGGTACATTGAAGCTTGACCTTGCGCAGTTTAGAGATCTTGAAGCATTTGCCGCCTTTGGATCTGATTTGGACAAAGCAACAAAAGCGCAACTAGATCGTGGTATGAGACTTGTTGAAATTCTTAAACAGCCTCAATATACGCCCTATGAAGTTGAAGAACAGGTTATTACTATCTTTGCAGGTGTTAACGGCTATCTGGATCAGGTTCCCGTCGCCGATGTAAAGCGATACGAAGCTGAGCTTTTAACATTCATCAAGCAAAAGTATTCGGCTCTTTTTAATAAAATCAAAGAAACAAAAGCTATCGCGGACGACGCAAAAGGAACTTTGAAAGAGGTAATTCAAGAATTCACCGCGAGCTTCAAAGTAGCAAGTAAGGCGTAA
- the atpH gene encoding ATP synthase F1 subunit delta — MKQANEVAQRYAKALFESIQGSEVARETLESLRFFSTALESQKTLLDILRAPHISANEKREITEKLLAELKLPTGVANVVLLLVERNRMDLFAEMVGAFQEQMDAANGVVRGRAVSSQEVSAEDRKAVEAKISTVTGKKVILEYQVDKSLIGGLRATVGSYTFDDTLDNQLRTLKETLKRSIH, encoded by the coding sequence ATGAAGCAAGCAAATGAGGTCGCCCAAAGATATGCCAAAGCGCTATTTGAATCTATTCAAGGCAGCGAAGTTGCCAGAGAAACGCTTGAGAGTTTAAGATTTTTTTCGACAGCGCTAGAAAGCCAAAAAACTTTGTTGGACATTCTCAGAGCACCACATATTTCCGCCAACGAAAAACGAGAAATCACAGAAAAGTTGCTTGCCGAGCTAAAGCTTCCAACGGGCGTTGCAAATGTGGTGCTCTTGTTGGTTGAGAGAAATCGAATGGATTTGTTCGCAGAAATGGTAGGGGCTTTTCAAGAGCAGATGGATGCGGCAAATGGAGTGGTTCGCGGCAGAGCCGTTTCTTCGCAAGAAGTTTCAGCAGAGGACCGTAAAGCCGTTGAGGCCAAGATTTCTACAGTTACTGGCAAAAAAGTTATTCTCGAGTATCAGGTGGATAAGTCATTGATAGGTGGCTTGAGAGCGACAGTTGGCAGTTACACTTTTGACGACACTTTAGACAATCAGTTGAGAACATTAAAAGAGACTTTAAAGAGGAGCATCCACTAA
- a CDS encoding chromosome partitioning protein, which yields MSSVDKVSAKRGLGRGLGSLLISNAEQGPEEAPSANNSGANAGKSAQGTSAAQTSSTAKTIGQMIYQVGIEKVRPNPLQPRKFFEPIHIEELAQSIRQHGILQPILVRQDAKVPGTFEIIAGERRWRAAQKAQLKEIPVIVQQVGEQSIFERALIENIQREDLSPLELAKAFQRLAMEFKLSHQEISEKVGKDRSSVTNTMRLLSLPDEVQKALSEKRISFGHAKVLLSIEDTEELKRISQICVDQKLSVRALEDLLKKQKPLKEKVPSGASLDSPVGRALASLEKELENKLRTQVKFDYNEGSGWIKIRFHSDDQFEGITGSLKALRG from the coding sequence ATGTCGAGCGTTGATAAAGTTTCAGCAAAGCGGGGTTTGGGCCGAGGCCTTGGAAGCTTGCTCATTTCTAATGCTGAGCAAGGCCCCGAAGAAGCACCTTCTGCCAATAATTCGGGCGCAAATGCCGGAAAGTCGGCTCAAGGAACGTCTGCGGCGCAAACATCTTCTACTGCTAAAACTATTGGACAAATGATTTATCAGGTTGGAATTGAAAAGGTTCGCCCCAATCCTCTTCAGCCAAGAAAATTTTTTGAGCCAATTCACATCGAAGAGTTGGCGCAGTCCATTCGGCAACACGGAATTTTGCAACCAATACTTGTAAGGCAAGATGCGAAAGTGCCAGGCACGTTCGAGATTATTGCTGGTGAGAGGCGCTGGAGAGCTGCTCAGAAGGCGCAATTAAAAGAAATCCCAGTTATCGTGCAACAAGTTGGCGAGCAAAGTATTTTTGAGAGAGCCCTCATCGAAAATATTCAGCGAGAAGATTTGAGTCCGCTCGAACTTGCGAAAGCCTTCCAGCGGCTAGCTATGGAATTCAAGCTAAGTCATCAGGAAATCTCTGAAAAAGTGGGAAAAGACAGAAGCTCGGTGACAAATACGATGAGACTTTTGAGCCTACCTGATGAAGTACAGAAGGCTTTGTCAGAGAAAAGAATTTCGTTTGGACATGCTAAAGTGCTTCTTTCTATCGAAGATACAGAAGAGCTAAAAAGAATTTCACAAATATGTGTAGATCAAAAACTCTCTGTGCGAGCGCTTGAAGACTTATTAAAAAAACAAAAACCACTTAAAGAAAAGGTGCCCTCGGGCGCTTCACTCGACTCCCCCGTTGGTCGAGCACTTGCTTCCCTTGAAAAAGAACTCGAAAATAAGCTGCGCACTCAAGTGAAATTCGATTACAATGAGGGCTCAGGCTGGATTAAAATTCGCTTTCATAGTGATGACCAGTTCGAAGGAATAACCGGATCCTTAAAGGCGCTGCGAGGTTAA
- a CDS encoding chromosome partitioning protein, with amino-acid sequence MARTICIANQKGGVGKTTTSVNLSAALCQLGRSVLLIDMDPQGNASSGVGIKRHEFEDSTIYQVLIGERTLSEVLISTPIRNLDIAIANPNLVGAEIELVDMNRREYRLKDALTPLTSRYDYIIIDCPPSLGLLTLNALSAADTFAVPLQCEYYALEGLSQLLNTAGLIKKGLNPQLKIEGIILTMFDSRNNLSHQVVSEISSHFGDKVFKTVIPRNVRLSEAPSHGLSILEYDPKSIGAIRYVELAEELDNRVSLETGKTNRASMNIQSGHNVNIQIEKTKENRIVAASGRAVDSHGQSVDTQVSQGTQSPISSERRDNVER; translated from the coding sequence ATGGCGAGAACAATCTGTATAGCAAACCAGAAGGGCGGAGTCGGTAAAACAACAACATCCGTCAATCTCTCTGCCGCACTGTGTCAGCTTGGTAGGAGCGTATTGTTGATCGATATGGATCCCCAAGGGAATGCTTCTAGCGGTGTCGGAATAAAAAGACATGAGTTCGAAGATTCTACGATTTACCAAGTGCTGATTGGGGAGCGGACGTTGAGCGAAGTGCTTATCTCGACCCCCATCAGAAATTTAGACATCGCCATTGCAAATCCGAATTTAGTGGGCGCAGAGATAGAACTGGTGGATATGAATCGCCGGGAATATCGGCTGAAAGATGCGCTGACTCCGCTCACCTCAAGATATGATTATATTATTATAGATTGTCCCCCTTCTTTGGGGCTTTTAACTCTTAACGCACTTTCCGCTGCGGATACGTTTGCGGTTCCACTTCAATGTGAATACTACGCCCTCGAAGGGCTTTCTCAGCTGCTTAATACGGCGGGCCTCATCAAGAAAGGCTTAAATCCTCAGTTAAAAATAGAAGGTATTATCCTTACAATGTTTGATTCTCGAAACAATTTGTCTCATCAAGTTGTTTCAGAAATCTCTAGTCATTTCGGTGACAAAGTCTTTAAGACCGTAATACCTAGAAACGTTAGGCTGAGCGAGGCGCCGAGCCACGGGCTATCTATTCTGGAGTACGACCCTAAATCTATTGGTGCAATTAGATATGTAGAACTCGCAGAAGAGCTTGATAATCGAGTGAGTTTGGAGACAGGAAAGACTAACCGCGCCAGTATGAATATCCAAAGTGGTCACAATGTGAATATTCAGATAGAAAAAACCAAGGAAAATCGGATAGTTGCAGCGTCCGGCAGAGCAGTGGATAGCCATGGGCAAAGTGTGGATACTCAGGTTTCACAGGGTACTCAATCACCAATAAGTAGCGAGCGGAGGGATAATGTCGAGCGTTGA